GCGTAAAATTGCACCTTTAAACATTAGAGCAAGTAAGACTAGAACAATCATACTTGCTATGACTGTCCTAAAGAAAGCCTCTAAAcataatatttaagaaaactgtGTTCTCTCAATTTAATCTTTAGATCATTAAGAAATATAGTGCTAACTTTGCAACATTACTGTTGCATCCATTTTAGAAAGCCACGTTTGACTCAAATATACTTCTGTCATATATGCCACACTTAACAACAATCAACTTGAACATCAAAAAAAGGGGAACTTTAATCTTTAGACTTCAGTACAGAATGCTATATTTTAAACATCCTATCCTGTGTTAAAATCTTAGCAGCTCTGAAATTCTTTTAAATAGTATTGAATTAATCTAACCTGTTTTCCAGTGAAATTTCTATTGATGAATACACAAAACTTTTGCCATTTCTGGAATTCAATTTCCAGGTACCATATAAAGGCTCAATGACTAAGTGACTAATGGATgactgcattttattttcccCACTCCATTTCTAAAACGGCATAAAAGTGACACTTGCTTGAGATAGCAAAGCATTGCTAAACTCCTCAATTAGATATGATCTTTTCAGAAACATCTGTCTCTAGTATGATCAGCCAAATAAAGTGGTTGCCTTTGCTCTTCCCCTCTGTAGCTGAATTATGATTATAATactattaaatagaaaataaggtTTTCTGCAACCATTCTATGGTGCTCCTTAAATTCTTTAACTAATTTCAAAGGGCTATGAGATCCCCTCTCAATTCAAATATCTTAACATCtttaataaaaagaatgtaaatttaCGATTTAATATCAAGCTTTGTAACCAGGTGAAACAGTTCATGAAATTATCTTCCCATGTAGCATGTCATATTTTCTAAATAGCTTCTTTCTTTATATTGATCTTATTACATAAGAGCCTCCTTGTGGTGCCTCATAATATGCTGATTTTTTTCTGATGGTCTTCGGAATCCCTTCTTGCAGAATTCACACCTGTGTGGATAGTCTTTTGTATGTATTGATATCACATGTCGTTTAAAGCCAGATGCATCTGTAGtgctgtattcacaatactcacATTGGTAAATCTTCCTTCCAGTGTGAGTCTTCATATGCTTTTTGAGCTCATTTTGTTGTCTGAACCCTCTTTTGCACCTTTTACACTTCAATGACTGATCCTTAGTATGAACTGAAAGGATATGACCACTAAGAATAAATGGATCTGATGTTTTAAAGTCACAGTGCCTACACTGATGAATCTTCCTACCCTTATGGATATCACTATGCTTTTTGAGCTCAGAAGGACGATGGAAACCTTTATCACAGACCTCACATTTGTGAGGAAAATCCTTAGTGTGGACAGATATGATGTGCCGCTTAAGGTCACTTGAGTTGGTGCTCTTATGGTCACAATGAGGACACTGGTGTGTCTTATGTCCTTGAAACAAATCCAGATGGCGTTGAAGTTCCCTCTCATCACCAAATGCTTGGGGACAATGCTCACATTTATATGGCAAATTGTTACCATGCTTAGACTTAATGTGAGTTTTCAAATTTGATTGATCTGCACACCTGAAGACACAATACTGACATTGATATGGCTTCTCACCAGTATGGGTTCTCATATGCTTCTTGAGTTCAGAAGGATGTCGAAAGCCCTTCCCACACTCAACACAAACATGAGGAAAGTTCTTGCTGTGAACAGCCAGTAAATGTCGGTTTAACAGTCCTTGTTCTGCAGTTTCATAGTCGCAGTATTTGCACTTGTGCATCTTCGGCTCCTTGTCTCTTAATATAAGTTTATTTGAACTCAATGGACTAGCCTCTCTGTACCTTCGTGTGTATTCCGTAAATTCATGGGTTTTGTCAACTTTGTTTATAAGCTTATGGCTTTCTAAGTGGTTATGGAAACTCACTTTCTTGTTAGTTGTAAAGTCACAATCTGTacactgatatttttttctcatcaaaTGATCAGGATGATTCTTCATGTGTCTTTTCAAGAATCCCCTGGATTTAAACTTTTTTGTGCAAATATGGCAAGGGTATACCGTCAGGGGCTGTCCATCAGGGCCTATTATAAcagctagattaaaaaaaaaaccaaacaaacagtgAATTTGTGAAATTTGGCCAGACTGTTTTAAACAGTTTTACCACAAAGGCAGCAAAATTAGCTGACATTCACAATGTGAGAACTATACTAGTAGACTAAAATCCCGTAAGATAAAATGCACATTGAAAGCAATTTATAATAAAGTAGCTCGCTAAAAAGTAATGAACAGCACTCTACTATAGACTATTCACCTGCCAAAATGCTATATCACATGCTCTTTGTAAACTAGAAATAGGCACCCTTTATTGTTAAACCAACCTGaaaattctctttaaaaacaTCATTTGGGTAAAAAGCAAACAAGCACAGTTTTATTAAGTACcaatagaacatttaaaaaaacccaactattTAGATCAAACACAAGTAGGTACATGGGAGTAGGACTAACTACACTACAAACAACTGGCATATTCTTGGGTTACAAAAAATACTACTGCATTTCAAGTAATTATAATATTCATCGAGTAATGTATTAGTATTTTACCTGTTTGCCACTGCCTCAtttctccccttctcctcttcttaGCTTTTTGTTTAAGTACTTTATTTGTATTAATGTTATCACAAATTTGAAGGTATTGTGCTGCTGTACTACTTCTGTTTTCTAAGGTTGAGTCCAAAGtatttcctggaaaaaaaaatcgaTACACCATTAaacttacatatatttatacttttttggttttggttagaTGAATTAGAGAAGACATGGCATTCAGTTGCCATTGCAGTACTAAATTTCACAAAGTACACccatcttctccttctctctcttttatactcttacacacatatgtgtatatgcaaATACTTTAAATACGATACCATGTGAAAGTAACTTTAAAATATCCCAATTTATTCATCCTAAAGGAACAAACTGATAAGGTGAATGAAAcataagaaactgaattttatgACCCTAAACAAAATCTTGACATCAGATCAATTTCTCATTGATGAAGGCTGATGAAATTAAAGAGATTTAGCAAAGAAATTTACACATGTCAATTATCCAGTACAATCATGGTAACTGTAATACATGACAAACAACAGATTTCTTGTATTTATGCTTTAGAATAGTTTACTTAATGTAAAAAGTAttaagattgatttttttaagtgttaagaTAAATGTGGCAGGAAATCTACTGCAATTTCAGTGGAATCAGTGTATATGGAATAAAGTACTTAATAAAATCTCAGTTCTCACAGTCTCTCGTGTTATgcaatttagtttaaaaatgtaGCCCTAAGAAACTGTTTAGCTTAAATGCTATGATATATATGCCTCTCATTAATTCCCCTGAAATCTACAGTTAGAGAGTCAAATACCTCCTAAAGATAGAAACAAAATAGACACTTTATCATAAGAAAAAGTCTCCttgtgtaagaaaataaaaagaactatcAACCATGGAATAAATAACACTATATGAAGtgtattaaaactaaaaaaaaaatttacactgACACATGAGCTTTATGTAACAACTATATAAATCTACTGGTTgccatagaaattaaaaaaaaagagttccatcCCAAGGAAGACATTAACGAGTGGTTGATATCATGGGCAACTTTTACTTTCATGTcagaataatttctattttataattttttccataGTAACTTTTTTATGGCCCATGTAGTAAGTGGCCTGATATATGTATCTTGaggtaaatctattttttttaatttttat
Above is a window of Mesoplodon densirostris isolate mMesDen1 chromosome X, mMesDen1 primary haplotype, whole genome shotgun sequence DNA encoding:
- the ZNF711 gene encoding zinc finger protein 711 isoform X2, producing the protein MDSGGGSLGLHTSDPRMAHTMIMQDFVAGMAGTAHIDGDHIVVSVPEAVLVSDVVTDDGITLDHGLAAEVVHGPDIITETDVVTEGVIVPEAVLEADVAIEEDLEEDDGDHILTSELITETVRVPEQVFVADLVTGPDGHLEHVVQDCVSGVDSPTMVSEEVLVTNSDTETVIQAAGSVPGSTVTIKTEDDDDDDDDEDDDDDVKSTSEDYLMISLDDVGEKLEHMGNTPLKISSDGSQEDVKEDGFGSEVIKVYIFKAEAEDDVEIGGTEIVTESEYTNGHSVAGVLDQSRMQREKMVYMAVKDSSQEDDIRDERRVSRRYEDCQSSGNTLDSTLENRSSTAAQYLQICDNINTNKVLKQKAKKRRRGEMRQWQTAVIIGPDGQPLTVYPCHICTKKFKSRGFLKRHMKNHPDHLMRKKYQCTDCDFTTNKKVSFHNHLESHKLINKVDKTHEFTEYTRRYREASPLSSNKLILRDKEPKMHKCKYCDYETAEQGLLNRHLLAVHSKNFPHVCVECGKGFRHPSELKKHMRTHTGEKPYQCQYCVFRCADQSNLKTHIKSKHGNNLPYKCEHCPQAFGDERELQRHLDLFQGHKTHQCPHCDHKSTNSSDLKRHIISVHTKDFPHKCEVCDKGFHRPSELKKHSDIHKGRKIHQCRHCDFKTSDPFILSGHILSVHTKDQSLKCKRCKRGFRQQNELKKHMKTHTGRKIYQCEYCEYSTTDASGFKRHVISIHTKDYPHRCEFCKKGFRRPSEKNQHIMRHHKEALM
- the ZNF711 gene encoding zinc finger protein 711 isoform X1, which codes for MDSGGGSLGLHTSDPRMAHTMIMQDFVAGMAGTAHIDGDHIVVSVPEAVLVSDVVTDDGITLDHGLAAEVVHGPDIITETDVVTEGVIVPEAVLEADVAIEEDLEEDDGDHILTSELITETVRVPEQVFVADLVTGPDGHLEHVVQDCVSGVDSPTMVSEEVLVTNSDTETVIQAAGSVPGSTVTIKTEDDDDDDDDEDDDDDVKSTSEDYLMISLDDVGEKLEHMGNTPLKISSDGSQEDVKEDGFGSEVIKVYIFKAEAEDDVEIGGTEIVTESEYTNGHSVAGVLDQSRMQREKMVYMAVKDSSQEDDISCAEIADEVYMEVIVGEEEGTSLPETQLEDSDVNKTIVPVVWAATYGDERRVSRRYEDCQSSGNTLDSTLENRSSTAAQYLQICDNINTNKVLKQKAKKRRRGEMRQWQTAVIIGPDGQPLTVYPCHICTKKFKSRGFLKRHMKNHPDHLMRKKYQCTDCDFTTNKKVSFHNHLESHKLINKVDKTHEFTEYTRRYREASPLSSNKLILRDKEPKMHKCKYCDYETAEQGLLNRHLLAVHSKNFPHVCVECGKGFRHPSELKKHMRTHTGEKPYQCQYCVFRCADQSNLKTHIKSKHGNNLPYKCEHCPQAFGDERELQRHLDLFQGHKTHQCPHCDHKSTNSSDLKRHIISVHTKDFPHKCEVCDKGFHRPSELKKHSDIHKGRKIHQCRHCDFKTSDPFILSGHILSVHTKDQSLKCKRCKRGFRQQNELKKHMKTHTGRKIYQCEYCEYSTTDASGFKRHVISIHTKDYPHRCEFCKKGFRRPSEKNQHIMRHHKEALM
- the ZNF711 gene encoding zinc finger protein 711 isoform X3 translates to MDSGGGSLGLHTSDPRMAHTMIMQDFVAGMAGTAHIDGDHIVVSVPEAVLVSDVVTDDGITLDHGLAAEVVHGPDIITETDVVTEGVIVPEAVLEADVAIEEDLEEDDGDHILTSELITETVRVPEQVFVADLVTGPDGHLEHVVQDCVSGVDSPTMVSEEVLVTNSDTETVIQAAGSVPGSTVTIKTEDDDDDDDDEDDDDDVKSTSEDYLMISLDDVGEKLEHMGNTPLKISSDGSQEDVKEDGFGSEVIKVYIFKAEAEDDVEIGGTEIVTERDERRVSRRYEDCQSSGNTLDSTLENRSSTAAQYLQICDNINTNKVLKQKAKKRRRGEMRQWQTAVIIGPDGQPLTVYPCHICTKKFKSRGFLKRHMKNHPDHLMRKKYQCTDCDFTTNKKVSFHNHLESHKLINKVDKTHEFTEYTRRYREASPLSSNKLILRDKEPKMHKCKYCDYETAEQGLLNRHLLAVHSKNFPHVCVECGKGFRHPSELKKHMRTHTGEKPYQCQYCVFRCADQSNLKTHIKSKHGNNLPYKCEHCPQAFGDERELQRHLDLFQGHKTHQCPHCDHKSTNSSDLKRHIISVHTKDFPHKCEVCDKGFHRPSELKKHSDIHKGRKIHQCRHCDFKTSDPFILSGHILSVHTKDQSLKCKRCKRGFRQQNELKKHMKTHTGRKIYQCEYCEYSTTDASGFKRHVISIHTKDYPHRCEFCKKGFRRPSEKNQHIMRHHKEALM